Sequence from the Lepisosteus oculatus isolate fLepOcu1 chromosome 13, fLepOcu1.hap2, whole genome shotgun sequence genome:
cagagactatcctggcaagcaacagccaCAAGGCagcatacaccctggatgagatgccagtccatcggaGGACTCACATTGACACAAacgcacacacattcacactagAGCCAATTTTTCCAAGAAGCTAAaataacttaccagtatgtcttttgactgtgagaggaaattggagcacctggagaaaacccacatgaacacagtgtgaacatactgtaggtaaattgtggattaatgattggcaaggagcagtacagacacagacaatataagatcacatgaAAAGCACAGGAGAAAGAAAGGAGAATTACCAAGCAGGCAACAaggaaataaaagaggagttGGGATTTGAATCTTGTGCCAGGTAAGAACCCCTACTTCATGTGCATTCAAATCAGACCTGACTGGAGcgaagtatttgaaccttgtaaGAGAGAgcgtgctattctgtgtttttagggaacttgggtttcctgggtaaaagatacagtacctcagttagaaacatctttgctgcttagggtgcattttatgGATTCTCAACATGTTGCTGTTTCAGGAGTTCTTGTTATTTGTGGCTTAATACACACTATATCTCAACAAGTCCCATTTGGAATCCATGTATTTTCACGTTGTCTTAATGATAACATCTTTAATTATTCAGACATTATTAATTTGAGTAAATGTACAATTTAATAGTTTATACGTggtaaaaattaaatttgtaataTACATAAAACAGTTACTGTGGGGTATTTTATTCACAGATATAGTAACTGGCTGGCCTTTTCAATTATACAAGAAGagtaaaactattttatttataaattcttAGGGAGTCCACACAAAAGAGTGAGATTCTTCTTTTGAACTATTAGCAATTGAATTATTACCATGTGTCTTATAGACTTACaacatttacaacatttttGGTATTGTGCTAGAAAGGAGCCTGTATTCCAAAGTATCTGTGAATTGCTGCCttgattttttcatttcttaagcTGTAAATGATGGGGTTGAACAATGGAGTGAGGAAATAATACACTGAACCAATGAAGATGCGTGCATCAGGAGGAATACTCCCCACTCTCATTTCAATATACACTACAGCACCAGATACATAATACAGAAAGACGACAGTCATATGTGAAGAGCACATTGAGAAGGCCTTCTTACGGCTTtccacagttttcatttttatcactGACCACACAATTCTGTAGTAGGACCACATGACAAACAGGAAAGGAATGTAAATTACAACCATAGCAAGAAACAGAGCAAAGTTCACTTGTGCTGAGACATCACCACAGGCTAATGACATTACAGTTGGGTAGTGACAGACAATGTGCAGGATAAGGTTTGATCCACAGTATGACAAGGTGCTTGCCAGTACTACAGATGTTAAGGGCACAAGGAAGCCCAGCAA
This genomic interval carries:
- the LOC138242259 gene encoding olfactory receptor 2AT4-like gives rise to the protein MEGINVTLHSEFIIVGVPGLQEHYTALFIVFLILFLATFLDNLLIVVLFALDHRFHTPMYFFLWNLAVSDVLLTVTVIPKLLVVLSGHDRTISFSNCFVQMYLFISFAVVEVFLIAVMAYDRYVAVVKPLHYNIIINTKVCITMISSVWLLGFLVPLTSVVLASTLSYCGSNLILHIVCHYPTVMSLACGDVSAQVNFALFLAMVVIYIPFLFVMWSYYRIVWSVIKMKTVESRKKAFSMCSSHMTVVFLYYVSGAVVYIEMRVGSIPPDARIFIGSVYYFLTPLFNPIIYSLRNEKIKAAIHRYFGIQAPF